A window from Triticum aestivum cultivar Chinese Spring chromosome 6D, IWGSC CS RefSeq v2.1, whole genome shotgun sequence encodes these proteins:
- the LOC123140838 gene encoding uncharacterized protein encodes MLLVPPEHSALDTCHLSAPRFVPMLPQPQELATVIRHLADYRFGDHDGSLQIKRFQNGTAFTRRSNRGTKLTLGVHRPLCPERGMPTVPLFPCVDRNLQWFSSMLLKEGGDGGLSYLYVLGTKDSGKFLVRVYVLQDGVWCLHTAATCQPRPMHIEPKAVLIHKKIYMPSGNSDDIIVLDMTTSIFSTIQLPQGVRYNYFRTMLSPADDASGVYLVHINEFQLHIWLSKGDNWLLVDTICLRMLDHTLEDEHSANAQIIQVGDNAEYVFLWMTGRTLYLDVMRKAVHKVHEMPKKDGHFSVVKPFMMLWPPIFPVLKDDPSRNAI; translated from the exons ATGCTGCTTGTGCCCCCAGAGCATTCTGCCCTCGACACCTGCCACCTTTCAGCTCCACGCTTTGTTCCGATGCTACCTCAGCCCCAAGAGCTTGCCACCGTCATCCGTCACCTTGCTGACTACAGGTTCGGTGACCATGATGGCAGTTTGCAGATCAAACGCTTCCAGAACGGCACCGCCTTCACCAGGCGCAGCAACAGAGGTACAAAATTGACACTTGGGGTGCACCGCCCGCTGTGCCCTGAGAGAGGTATGCCCACCGTCCCACTATTCCCATGCGTGGACCGCAATCTTCAATGGTTCAGTTCAATGCTCTTGAAAGAAGGCGGCGACGGTGGCTTGTCCTACCTGTATGTGTTGGGTACCAAGGATTCGGGGAAGTTCCTGGTGCGTGTGTATGTGTTGCAAGATGGTGTTTGGTGCCTTCATACCGCGGCCACGTGCCAGCCCCGTCCTATGCATATTGAACCAAAAGCTGTGCTCATCCACAAAAAAATCTATATGCCGTCCGGCAACAGTGACGACATTATTGTCTTGGATATGACGACATCAATCTTCTCCACAATTCAGCTGCCACAAGGAGTTAGGTATAACTATTTTCGGACCATGTTGTCTCCAGCTGATGATGCATCCGGTGTATATCTTGTCCATATCAATGAATTTCAACTTCACATATGGCTCTCCAAGGGGGACAATTGGTTGCTGGTTGATACCATTTGTTTGAGGATGTTAGATCACACTCTTGAGGACGAGCATAGTGCCAATGCGCAGATAATTCAGGTGGGAGACAATGCTGAATATGTGTTCTTGTGGATGACTGGACGCACACTCTATCTAGACGTCATGAGAAAGGCAGTGCATAAAGTGCATGAGATGCCAAAAAAGGATGGACATTTCAGTGTTGTCAAGCCTTTTATGATGTTATGGCCACCCATATTCCCTGTGCTCAAGGATGACCCTTCAAG GAATGCCATCTGA